The following proteins are encoded in a genomic region of Fusarium keratoplasticum isolate Fu6.1 chromosome 9, whole genome shotgun sequence:
- a CDS encoding Decapping nuclease codes for MSASFSIQPIGRFAGESQAVKRPKEFACFSYDDNHEFHLDASSLKYYYTPQLGADLSKGFDTFQKQDDSGDEHLDSLLKTIIAHEKETGKKIDAHLVTWRGMMTKIMAAPFEDRDGFEMNATLYQDCIFIEENHAYKVASRANEGNGKRRRGPPLEVMQFWGKSSTIINSSFDPFVDGCVTGYKFETLSTLPSPWAETSREFIENRENEIVNNKAQYCSVVRTGIGKTVMCLGGEVDAIWDSKPEEPGKPINWVELKTSAEIRNPGDMEGFNRKLMKFWIQSFLLGVPRIVVGFRTRDGVLVSTQDIETHRIPETVNAQPNPKWNADMCVNFAATLLEWLTQNINDEGVWRIQRRPQSPTIELFKVEETGHGDILSDEFKNWRIKLALGPSDET; via the exons ATGTCggcgtccttctccatccaGCCCATAGGCCGCTTCGCTGGCGAAAGCCAGGCTGTCAAGAGACCCAAG GAATTTGCCTGCTTCTCCTATGACGACAACCATGAGTTCCACCTGGACGCTTCATCCCTCAAGTACTACTACACGCCACAGCTTGGCGCAGACCTCTCCAAGGGCTTCGACACCTTTCAGAAGCAGGATGATAGCGGTGATGAGCACCTCGACAGCTTgctcaagaccatcatcgcccaTGAAAAGGAGACGGGCAAGAAGATTGATGCCCATCTAGTCACTTGGAGAGGCATGATGACCAAG ATCATGGCAGCACCTTTTGAAGATAGGGACGG CTTCGAGATGAATGCCACGCTATATCAA GACTGCAT CTTCATTGAGGAAAATCACGCCTACAAGGTCGCCTCAAGGGCCAACGAAGGGAACGGCAAACGCAGAAGAGGCCCCCCTCTGGAGGTGATGCAATTTTGGGGTAAGAGCTCCACCATTATCAACAGTTCTTTTGATCCATTTGTTGATGGCTGTGTAACAGGATACAAGTTTGAGACGCTGTCAACACTGCCAAGTCCATGGGCAGAGACTTCTCGCGAATTTATCGAAAACCGCGAGAATGAAATCGTCAACAACAAAGCCCAGTACTGCTCTGTTGTCCGTACAGGTATCGGCAAAACAGTCATGTGCCTCGGGGGTGAAGTCGATGCCA TCTGGGATTCAAAGCCCGAAGAGCCAGGCAAGCCCATCAACTGGGTAGAGCTCAAGACATCTGCAGAGATCCGAAACCCCGGCGACATGGAGGGCTTCAACCGCAAGCTCATGAAGTTCTGGATCCAGTCCTTCCTTCTCGGCGTCCCACGAATCGTCGTCGGTTTCCGCACCCGTGACGGTGTCCTGGTCAGCACCCAAGACATAGAGACGCACAGGATCCCCGAGACGGTCAACGCCCAGCCGAATCCCAAGTGGAACGCCGACATGTGCGTCAACTTTGCCGCCACTTTACTCGAGT GGCTAACACAGAACATCAACGACGAGGGCGTCTGGAGAATACAGCGTCGCCCGCAGTCGCCAACTATCGAGCtgttcaaggttgaggagacgGGCCACGGGGATATCCTGTCTGACGAGTTCAAGAACTGGAGGATCAAGCTGGCTCTTGGCCCAAGCGATGAAACGTAA
- a CDS encoding SH3 domain-containing protein codes for MPPAPPPLPTRFPCWCRAVYSWGGESKRDLGFIEGDLIECLNAGDGSWWVGRLYRDRRTVGSFPSNFVELLPPEFRPTTKSVPSPASTSPSNAPTKSRTFRKPFEAYAKAPHYTSAKQPEVFKETPKPRVRQDSGASFAHSTHEVERGPSPVPPPQGYHSRGPSPAPPHGYDHRAPSPAPPRGYDPRAPSPAPPHGYDPRAPSPAPPRGYHSRGPSPAPPRGYDPRAPSPAPSHGYGSRAPSPNPMHDYHSRGPSPAPPHGYGARGPSPAPPMHHSHGYGSSRGPSPVPSFHRISSYQSQGRDNSPPPPAPPPHRQMTRAGSKDLQRTSLEMSRHGSNASYNHFAGSRQNSNNSYRPPPPNMSHRSRNSFDDRSYRAYTPGAMSPAPPSPAGGMTPSPLREAMDGVIEQLGVLEGNSRRPGDRGSPEPNHDPWSPEQFDMVSTQRSSRKTQERSRPRTSMGIAQQDEGYETWSGESSQEVSYQSGSRDEKLSSYVERMEKQFQQLHRQSSRVEDDIDDLPPPPPPKNVPFERPKSSMGRSADLPRKLRARKSAYEIGRGVARTLTTKTNSTNASSGNQSNSSSSTQSSSRTLWSGASAGAFSSTSAGSLARSGNRAQSALGLREPDNDRPDSPFTGVTYHSSHASNAPAQQLQRPQTQVGFHDDPALGLGGLVQPKPPKRNIFRKILDTAKTGVASSRGGLVSGGMGIDSPKSSPFARSMPPGSSPMGGLGSTPSSRDIATEMGLSGGVDWVQVRRDVNRSNSLSTIELTERRERCQMMDHPALNPVDELYESVEGDEGVDGEPVPEPINYGAINLSQVDKNSRFISGLPPAITAIQLATTYVCRPYRSDVQRLRAIFTWVSERICWEEDFEGEIDTRRVIQAKRGCAEEYAVLVMEMCSAVGIHCEVVRGYLKTPGEVSEINIMPRPNHWWNAVMVDNEWRMIDCCVASPSYPRRGLYSSASNSSADSWWFLTRPLEICWTHIPEHHSQQHIVPPVAHETLLNLPCACAPFFRNEIEMVDYNTALTRIEDLEMVHIKFNVPSDVEVAAEVEVRGYSRDSDGDVFESGDIVKKRALAQAEWFNGIKRYTIKALLPGDEGQGTLKIYAGKRGLMHSIKDIPHPMAFALPIVHTGENPPYEFVTRHPTPHAQRHDIYVVQPQCQRLALNNTFVFAIRQHPSSLSNGSALTPSSNPGGTSPVPFARPGSALSINASSASGSTPSSATGTVAGKKPAKLAIQTPGGKILRLMRKEDRRGIHVGSGSLSGGGTASDGGTWETIIKCSEKGVWRGLVLADRTARWCVFAEWVCMG; via the exons ATGCCACCGGCTCCACCACCGTTGCCGACGCGGTTTCCATGCTGGTGTCGAGCTGTTTACTCTTGGGGAGGAGAG TCGAAACGCGATCTAGGATTCATCGAGGGGGATCTGATAGAATGCTTGAATGCTGGTGACGGTTCATGGTGGGTGGGCAGATTATATCGAGATCGAAGAACCGTCGGGTCGTTCCCATCCAACTTTGTCGAACTCCTCCCCCCCGAATTCAGGCCAACCACCAAGTCTGTCCCTTCGCCAGCAAGCACATCCCCAAGCAACGCGCCCACCAAGTCCAGGACGTTTCGAAAGCCATTCGAGGCATACGCCAAGGCTCCTCACTACACCAGCGCGAAGCAGCCTGAAGTCTTCAAAGAGACCCCCAAACCCCGAGTACGACAAGATTCAGGTGCTTCCTTCGCACACAGCACGCACGAGGTTGAGAGGGGTCCATCGcctgttcctcctcctcaaggctACCATTCACGAGGACCATCGCCTGCCCCCCCTCATGGATACGATCACAGGGCCCCATCGCCTGCTCCTCCCCGTGGTTACGATCCAAGAGCTCCATCTCCCGCTCCTCCTCACGGTTACGATCCAAGAGCTCcatctcctgctcctcctcgcggATATCATTCACGAGGCCCATCTCCTGCGCCTCCTCGTGGATACGACCCCAGAGCCCCTTCTCCTGCACCATCACACGGCTACGGCTCACGAGCTCCGTCACCAAATCCAATGCACGACTACCACTCAAGAGGCCCTTCGCCTGCGCCTCCTCATGGCTATGGCGCTAGAGGTCCGTCTCCTGCTCCCCCAATGCACCATAGCCATGGCTACGGTAGCTCCAGAGGTCCATCACCCGTCCCATCCTTCCATCGAATTTCCAGCTATCAAAGTCAAGGACGTGATAACTCTCCGCCCCCTCCAGCACCGCCTCCTCATAGGCAAATGACGCGGGCTGGTTCGAAGGATCTTCAGAGGACTTCTCTTGAAATGTCTCGCCATGGATCTAATGCCTCATATAACCACTTTGCTGGCTCAAGGCAAAATTCGAATAATTCCTACAGACCACCACCTCCCAACATGAGCCATAGGTCGCGGAATTCGTTTGACGACAGGTCCTACAGGGCGTACACACCTGGCGCTATGTCTCCCGCTCCGCCATCACCTGCAGGGGGAATGACGCCCTCGCCCCTCAGAGAGGCTATGGATGGAGTAATAGAGCAATTGGGTGTCCTTGAAGGTAACTCGAGAAGGCCTGGAGATCGCGGCTCCCCGGAGCCAAACCACGACCCGTGGTCCCCGGAACAATTCGATATGGTTTCAACTCAGCGTTCTAGCAGGAAGACGCAAGAACGATCCAGACCTAGAACATCAATGGGCATAGCGCAACAAGACGAAGGTTATGAAACGTGGAGCGGAGAATCTTCACAGGAGGTGTCTTATCAGAGCGGCTCCCGTGATGAGAAACTCAGCAGCTACGTCGAGCGCATGGAGAAGCAGTTTCAACAGCTGCACCGGCAAAGTTCGAGAGTAGAGGACGATATCGACGACcttccgcctccgccgcccCCTAAGAATGTGCCTTTTGAGCGGCCCAAGTCGTCGATGGGACGGTCTGCTGATCTACCTCGAAAGTTGAGAGCTCGCAAGTCAGCTTATGAGATCGGTCGAGGCGTTGCCCGTACCCTAACAACCAAGACGAATTCGACCAACGCCTCCTCCGGAAACCAGAGCAATAGCAGTTCTTCGACCCAGAGCAGTTCCAGGACTCTGTGGAGTGGAGCCTCAGCAGGCGCCTTCAGCTCAACCAGCGCAGGAAGTCTTGCTAGGTCCGGGAACCGTGCTCAGAGTGCTTTGGGACTGAGAGAGCCGGACAACGATAGACCCGACTCGCCCTTTACTGGAGTCACTTACCACAGCAGTCATGCCAGTAACGCCCCTGCTCAGCAACTGCAACGGCCGCAGACTCAGGTTGGCTTCCATGACGATCCAGCCTTGGGACTTGGAGGACTTGTCCAGCCGAAACCTCCCAAGAGGAATATCTTCCGCAAGATTTTGGATACTGCAAAGACCGGTGTCGCCAGCAGCCGAGGTGGACTTGTGTCAGGTGGAATGGGCATCGACTCTCCAAAGTCATCGCCCTTTGCCCGTTCGATGCCACCAGGATCCTCTCCCATGGGTGGTTTGGGCAGCACGCCTTCTAGCAGAGATATTGCGACTGAAATGGGCTTGTCTGGTGGCGTTGATTGGGTCCAGGTTCGTCGTGATGTGAACCGTTCGAACTCGCTCAGCACAATAGAGTTGACTGAGCGCCGAGAACGATGCCAAATGATGGACCACCCGGCTCTGAATCCCGTCGACGAGCTCTACGAGAGTGTCGAGGGAGACGAAGGCGTAGATGGAGAGCCGGTTCCCGAGCCCATCAATTATGGAGCCATCAACCTATCTCAGGTCGACAAGAACTCACGCTTCATTAGCGGCCTTCCTCCTGCCATAACGGCTATCCAGCTGGCTACCACTTACGTCTGCCGCCCATATCGAAGCGACGTACAGCGCCTACGGGCCATCTTCACATGGGTATCTGAAAGGATCTGCTGGGAGGAAGATTTCGAAGGAGAAATCGATACACGGCGGGTGATCCAAGCCAAGAGAGGGTGTGCTGAGGAGTATGCTGTTTTGGTTATGGAAATGTGTTCTGCCGTTGGCATTCACTGTGAGGTCGTGCGAGGCTATCTCAAGACTCCTGGAGAGGTGTCTGAGATCAACATTATGCCTCGACCCAACCATTGGTGGAACGCTGTCATGGTGGACAATGAATGGCGTATGATCGATTGCTGCGTCGCCAGCCCTTCATATCCCCGGCGAGGTCTTTACTCGAGCGCCAGCAACAGCTCGGCTGACTCTTGGTGGTTCCTTACCAGGCCGCTGGAGATCTGCTGGACTCACATTCCCGAGCATCACAGCCAGCAGCACATCGTTCCCCCGGTTGCGCATGAGACACTTCTCAACTTGCCGTGTGCGTGCGCGCCCTTCTTCCGCAACGAGATCGAGATGGTCGACTATAACACAGCTCTGACCCGAATCGAGGACTTGGAAATGGTGCACATCAAGTTCAATGTTCCATCCGATGTCGAAGTCGCAGCTGAGGTGGAGGTGCGAGGTTACTCGCGAGACTCTGACGGAGATGTGTTTGAGAGCGgcgacattgtcaagaagaGGGCTCTGGCTCAGGCAGAGTGGTTCAACGGAATCAAGCGATATACCATCAAGGCCCTGCTACCAGGAGACGAGGGACAGGGGACTCTGAAGATCTACGCGGGCAAGCGAGGTTTGATGCATAGCATCAAGGACATCCCGCATCCGATGGCGTTTGCGTTGCCCATCGTTCACACGGGTGAAAATCCGCCTTACGAGTTTGTCACGAGGCATCCTACTCCCCATGCACAGCGACACGACATCTACGTGGTTCAGCCACAATGTCAACGACTGGCACTGAACAACACGTTTGTCTTTGCCATCAGACAACATCCAAGCTCGCTATCGAATGGATCTGCCCTgacgccatcatcaaaccCAGGAGGCACGAGCCCTGTCCCATTTGCCCGACCTGGTTCCGCGCTGAGCATCAACGCCTCGAGTGCTAGTGGCTCAACCCCAAGCTCAGCTACGGGAACTGTGGCTGGGAAGAAGCCTGCTAAGCTCGCGATCCAGACGCCCGGAGGAAAGATCCTGCGCCTTATGAGAAAGGAGGATCGTAGGGGCATTCATGTTGGAAGCGGAAGTCTCTCGGGCGGCGGGACCGCTAGCGACGGCGGCACCTGGGAGACAATCATCAAGTGTTCAGAGAAGGGTGTATGGAGAGGCCTCGTGCTGGCAGATCGCACAGCACGGTGGTGTGTATTCGCTGAATGGGTCTGCATGGGTTGA
- a CDS encoding Chromo domain-containing protein: MPRPRGRPKKSTTPQLKPKPKPKQKSKTKSKKRRVTQEEGWWTIREVLDERVGKAGQVEYLVQWEDEIHTGESFPPSWIEEVTDDALQEWEDKKKARQGTQEPIASVETTETTESERANASPLTRRRSDSFDPNPRPTKKVRAEQAIAGSEEPVPSIVSASSVDLDAESTYSLTEDDLARLQAQRLAIVFTKPDNFDASEYQSVSNSQTSSHKVSELEENDQRAAFASQLSQGTVPDSQDLSGHLWARAEPKSPSVAEEVDQSRAPASPELGSLPPEQHQAPTSPEPRERLELEDSFVPSQEESSSHPSTLQESQSTQDDRLSNNNEAIEEDQQDEDSPLLEEDNQDDQDYQDDEACQDDEDTDNSPIVLDLENISDDSTISDIEETASIPGDSALTYVDSAPDNQDSSYIESTLDDRDPQVDHDTAVDSQDLGDEQIAPERELAQDQDSSEDNQIVQDDPEPADDDDTQDIVDQGNPKTDVGRSKDTQSPVDSSCAYTSRASQEKQSLEESQDVQEQQSNRDRSPRVIDDSLDRQDSLVDHAESQGASQVSCPEEDTDTGNDYVPEPESTAVPESSDDSHFSKPSNEAGAIPPLGSLLSSQASGPGQQPTPSSRVSINSLVIPDSQDQSLTTQDQQLVAAQSQGSLSLSQPQVTPAPSQIEVVPDSVTTSSGIPSHQPDQSQSGSVDSQALTESDRTNLGAHPLTEAANLEQPLASNVTFNSQVFLTQPRPLRHSSEFPSSYSPQVSRPSEPERPASSLGFRARSPDKPQTPQASQVAQEEPERAQPSEDEELTTCPIQAIIRRSLSGGPSLPSQPEPDTMDPSSPGRRQSSAVDELKRYIDFGKDSFLTQAEESAEPPTSSEAPNHEDPMATTAVPEVMVSSSELPIQSQPAYSVEPWKAEVLGNTPEEPAPSISPASIMANPNQSAVERMQEIVNMSFGDSAGSLSQSLIAQEPEMMPPGTISPAAIIRSVDAVESTHTLDFSNQGTLSSRIDESSGQEITMGQAPDEQESDVSSQSSHRYENASPHIVTLPMHASRRPYYEAIIVDHKNDIHEFGSMFTEGMDEEPSEALKDKIDKLFNRLLNICDYPQDIVGTPLERLPSPDLAKYCCDANPKFNFLFELLSALGEKETGILIIARSAELLRLIFAVTEAVGIECSAESIGKQSDYPSVTRITLALTTEEFDPYKFDVVIGYDYGFSSSSMAKQLSKENVRKPPLVLLLTTTHTIEHIALRKSQDMSTLESKNSLLASIILARRYLEDPERGYGDPHQVAEIFSNYLNGITDAVNWEPQGIPDDVLDVFATNSQSQSLSEDRLTSGNNLKRKHDDDDEDEYSKRSRVLPLTELPVDTRDPPLTLAMRQFLESITPRGQGRKENDSTIEIPISQLESIREKHDEYKRQIALGRGIEVDYKSVINRLDKELKDYKRTVNKIERSNRTALQDRTMFEKEKQKAESNAKAAAETAERERKKLQKHIEELESKIAHLTASPEASKLEDMLREEQGQVELLTKRLSNAQTTNEFYQHRYQEVDGQATELATENKELKSRHEDLRTKASDNFRKIQEINASQQWEAMKDQIKQLTAQVNEREHLLNLAHEELRTLRNGRPQTRGTSVPRSPRVPMMSPRPGRGGFTGSASRGTSPTTAPSHEGFMGPGAQFMGQQSRNGRWGNHLQD, encoded by the exons ATGCCCCGACCGCGCGGACGTCCCAAGAAATCAACCACCCCCCAGCTCAAACCAAAACCGAAGCCGAAACAGAAATCCAAGACCAAGTCCAAAAAGCGAAGAGTGACTCAGGAAGAAGGCTGGTGGACCATCCGCGAAGTTCTTGATGAGAGGGTTGGCAAAGCAGGACAAGTCGAATACTTGGTTCAGTGGGAGGACGAAATTCATACAGGGGAAAGCTTCCCTCCAAGTTGG ATTGAAGAAGTGACCGACGACGCTCTTCAGGAgtgggaggacaagaagaaggctcgTCAGGGGACCCAGGAGCCCATAGCCTCGGTGGAAACCACAGAAACCACGGAATCAGAGCGCGCAAATGCTTCACCCCTGACCCGACGTCGGTCTGACTCTTTTGACCCCAACCCGCGACCAACGAAGAAGGTCAGGGCTGAGCAAGCAATCGCAGGGTCTGAAGAACCTGTCCCGTCTATTGTTTCAGCTTCATCTGTTGATCTGGATGCGGAAAGCACATATTCTCTAACCGAGGACGATCTTGCTCGACTCCAAGCTCAAAGACTTGCCATTGTTTTCACTAAGCCCGACAACTTTGACGCCTCCGAGTACCAGAGTGTGAGCAACAGCCAGACCAGTTCCCATAAGGTATCTGAACTTGAGGAGAACGACCAGCGAGCTGCATTTGCGTCGCAATTAAGCCAAGGTACCGTCCCCGATTCGCAAGATCTTTCCGGTCACCTGTGGGCTCGCGCAGAGCCTAAATCTCCCTCTGTTGCTGAAGAGGTTGACCAGTCAAGGGCTCCCGCGTCTCCTGAACTCGGATCTCTCCCGCCCGAACAGCACCAAGCTCCCACATCCCCTGAACCTCGCGAGCGTTTGGAACTCGAAGACTCGTTTGTACCCAGCCAGGAGGAAAGTTCCAGTCATCCCAGCACCTTGCAGGAGAGTCAATCCACACAAGACGACCGCCtgtccaacaacaacgaggccattgaggaggaCCAGCAGGACGAAGACAGCCCTCTGCTTGAAGAGGACAACCAAGACGACCAAGACTATCAGGACGACGAGGCTTGccaggacgacgaggataCCGATAACTCCCCTATCGTGCTGGACCTCGAAAACATCTCTGACGATTCGACAATCTCCGATATCGAAGAAACCGCGAGCATTCCTGGCGATTCCGCGCTCACATACGTTGATAGTGCTCCCGACAACCAGGACTCTTCTTACATCGAGAGTACTTTGGATGATCGAGACCCCCAGGTAGATCACGATACTGCAGTCGACAGCCAAGATCTCGGAGACGAGCAGATCGCCCCTGAGCGTGAACTCGCCCAGGATCAGGATAGTTCTGAAGACAATCAAATTGTTCAAGACGATCCAGAGCCtgcagacgacgacgacactcAGGACATTGTGGACCAAGGAAACCCAAAGACCGACGTCGGTAGGTCAAAGGACACCCAGTCTCCTGTAGACAGCTCATGCGCTTATACCAGTCGAGCTTCccaggagaagcagagcctTGAAGAGAGCCAAGACGTACAGGAGCAACAGTCGAACCGAGATCGCAGCCCTAGGGTTATTGACGACTCTTTGGACAGACAAGATTCACTGGTTGACCACGCTGAATCCCAGGGTGCGTCACAAGTTTCTTGTCCTGAAGAAGACACGGATACTGGGAACGATTACGTGCCTGAGCCCGAATCAACTGCAGTCCCCGAAAGTTCTGACGACAGTCATttctccaagccaagcaacGAAGCCGGTGCAATTCCGCCTCTGGGATCGCTATTGTCATCCCAAGCATCCGGGCCAGGACAACAACCCACGCCGAGTTCCCGAGTCTCGATTAACTCTCTGGTTATTCCGGACTCCCAGGACCAGTCGTTAACCACCCAGGACCAGCAGCTTGTGGCTGCACAGAGTCAAGGTTCATTGTCATTGTCACAGCCTCAAGTCACTCCGGCACCATCGCAGATCGAGGTTGTCCCAGACTCCGTGACAACCAGCTCGGGAATTCCATCCCATCAACCCGATCAGTCACAATCAGGTTCAGTAGACAGCCAGGCTTTAACAGAAAGTGATCGGACAAATCTGGGCGCCCATCCCTTGACTGAAGCCGCGAACCTTGAACAGCCATTGGCCTCGAACGTGACATTCAACTCGCAGGTCTTCTTGACCCAACCACGGCCGCTGCGCCATTCCTCTGAGTTTCCAAGCTCATACTCTCCCCAAGTCTCCCGACCTTCTGAGCCCGAACGGCCTGCTTCTAGTCTAGGGTTTCGGGCACGGTCTCCCGACAAACCTCAAACTCCCCAAGCATCGCAGGtggctcaagaagaaccgGAAAGAGCACAGCCTTCAGAAGACGAAGAGCTCACGACCTGTCCTATTCAAGCTATAATCCGACGCTCGCTGTCTGGTGGGCCTTCACTGCCATCGCAACCAGAACCCGACACAATGGATCCGTCCTCACCCGGCCGACGACAGAGTTCGGCAGTCGATGAGTTGAAACGCTACATAGACTTTGGCAAGGATTCATTTCTGACACAGGCCGAAGAGTCAGCAGAGCCTCCCACATCTTCAGAAGCGCCGAACCATGAAGACCCCATGGCTACTACGGCGGTCCCGGAAGTCATGGTGAGCTCCTCCGAGTTACCGATACAATCTCAGCCGGCCTACTCGGTGGAACCATGGAAAGCAGAAGTTCTGGGCAATACACCAGAAGAACCAGCTCCGTCCATCTCGCCGGCGTCTATCATGGCCAACCCCAACCAGTCTGCGGTCGAACGAATGCAAGAAATAGTAAACATGTCATTTGGCGATTCGGCAGGCTCTCTTTCACAGTCCTTGATTGCCCAGGAACCCGAGATGATGCCTCCAGGAACCATCTCTCCGGCTGCTATCATCAGGTCGGTCGATGCGGTTGAGTCGACACATACGTTAGACTTCTCGAACCAAGGTACACTATCTTCAAGGATCGATGAAAGTTCAGGGCAGGAGATCACCATGGGACAGGCTCCCGACGAGCAAGAATCCGATGTCTCATCACAGTCTTCTCATCGGTATGAAAATGCCTCGCCTCATATCGTTACTCTCCCAATGCATGCAAGTCGGCGACCATACTATGAGGCGATCATCGTGGATCACAAGAATGATATCCACGAGTTCGGCTCGATGTTTACCGAAGGCATGGATGAAGAACCTAGcgaggctctcaaggacaagatcgaCAAACTTTTCAATCGCCTATTGAACATTTGCGACTATCCTCAGGACATCGTCGGAACCCCCCTGGAACGACTCCCTTCCCCCGACCTAGCCAAATACTGCTGTGATGCCAATCCCAAGTTCAACTTTCTGTTTGAACTGTTGTCCGCCCTTGGAGAAAAGGAGACGGGAATCCTGATCATTGCACGCAGTGCTGAACTCCTGCGGCTTATCTTTGCCGTCACCGAAGCTGTGGGCATCGAGTGTTCAGCAGAGAGCATTGGAAAGCAAAGCGACTATCCATCAGTGACGAGAATCACTCTGGCGCTAACTACTGAGGAGTTCGATCCATACAAATTCGATGTTGTCATCGGATACGATTATGGCTTCAGCAGTTCATCCATGGCCAAGCAGTTGTCAAAAGAAAACGTCCGAAAGCCACCGCTGGTGCTGTTGCTCACGACGACACACACGATCGAGCACATCGCACTGCGCAAATCGCAAGACATGTCGACACTAGAGAGCAAGAATTCATTGCTGGCGAGTATCATCCTTGCAAGGCGCTATCTGGAAGATCCGGAACGTGGCTACGGTGACCCGCATCAAGTCGCAGAGATCTTTTCAAATTATCTAAATGGCATTACTGATGCGGTGAACTGGGAGCCTCAAGGCATACCAGACGACGTACTTGATGTTTTTGCGACAAACTCTCAATCGCAATCCTTGTCCGAGGACAGGTTGACATCTGGAAACAACCTCAAGCGAAAGCAT gatgacgatgatgaggacgagtATTCCAAGCGATCACGCGTGCTCCCTCTCACAGAGTTGCCAGTTGACACTCGAGATCCTCCGCTAACCCTCGCAATGCGGCAATTCCTCGAAAGCATCACGCCTCGGGGGCAAGGAAGAAAGGAGAACGACTCCACGATCGAGATACCCATCTCGCAGTTGGAGTCGATCAGAGAAAAG CACGACGAATACAAGCGTCAAATTGCTTTGGGGCGAGGGATCGAAGTCGACTACAAGTCCGTCATCAACCGGCTTGACAAAGAACTCAAGGATTACAAACGGACTGTCAACAAAATCGAAAGATCAAATCGCACTGCCCTCCAAGATCGAACAAtgtttgagaaggagaagcaaaaggcTGAGAGTAATGcaaaggcagcagcagagacagcggagagagagagaaagaagctACAGAAGCACATCGAGGAACTCGAATCCAAGATCGCGCACTTGACAGCAAGCCCTGAAGCGTCGAAACTGGAAGACATGCTCAGAGAGGAGCAGGGTCAAGTGGAGCTTCTGACGAAGAGGCTGAGCAACGCTCAAACAACAAACGAGTTTTATCAACACCGCTACCAAGAGGTCGATGGCCAAGCCACAGAACTGGCGACTGAgaacaaggagctcaagagtCGGCACGAAGACTTGCGGACAAAGGCATCCGATAACTTTAGAAAGATCCAAGAAATCAACGCCAGCCAGCAATGGGAAGCAATGAAGGACCAAATCAAACAACTCACAGCTCAGGTCAATGAGAGAGAGCACCTGTTGAACTTGGCCCACGAAGAGCTACGAACATTGCGGAATGGGCGTCCGCAGACTCGGGGGACTAGCGTGCCACGGAGCCCTCGCGTGCCCATGATGAGCCCACGGCCAGGTCGAGGTGGATTCACCGGTTCTGCTAgcagaggaacaagcccgaCTACAGCGCCGAGTCATGAAGGCTTCATGGGACCCGGAGCCCAGTTTATGGGCCAGCAATCTAGGAACGGAAGATGGGGTAATCATCTCCAAGACTAG
- a CDS encoding Cytochrome c oxidase subunit 6, mitochondrial: protein MSAFLRVARGVRAASVRPAVQPLVARSAVAHFTTSMPRRSEHAEETFEEFSARFEKEFDGVQDVFELQRNLNNAFAYDLVPAPSVIAAALKAARRVNDFGTAVRIFEGIKSKVENKGQYEQYLEELKPLREELGVPLKEELYPEEK from the exons ATGTCCGCCTTCCTCCGTGTCGCTCGCGGCGTCCGCGCCGCCTCCGTCCGCCCTGCCGTCCAGCCCCTTGTGGCCCGCTCGGCCGTCGCCCACTTCACCACCTCGATGCCCCGACGAAGCGAGCACGCCGAGGAGACCTTTGAGGAGTTCTCCGCCAG GTTCGAGAAGGAGTTTGACGGTGTCCAGGACGTTTTCGAGCTTCAG CGcaacctcaacaacgccTTCGCCTACGATCTCGTCCCCGCCCCCTCGGTGAttgccgccgccctcaaggccgcccGAAGGGTCAACGACTTTGGCACTGCCGTCCGTATCTTCGAAG GCATCAAGtccaaggtcgagaataaGGGCCAGTACGAGCAGtacctcgaggagctcaagcccCTCCGGGAAGAGCTCGGCGTGCcgctgaaggaggagctgTACCCCGAGGAGAAGTAG